The Corynebacterium glaucum genome includes a region encoding these proteins:
- a CDS encoding serine/threonine-protein kinase, translated as MNTENRDDLQALIGADYQLQWIIGHGGMSTVWLADDVANQREVALKVLRPEFSSNEEFLARFRNEALAAEGINSPNVVATYDYREVESPAGFSMCFIAMEYIRGESLADLIAREGQLDEPLALDVLEQAAHGLAVIHRMGLVHRDIKPGNLMVTQNGQIKITDFGIAKAAAAVPLTRTGMVVGTAQYVSPEQAQGLDVGPASDVYSLSVVGYEMLTGKRPFTGDSSVSVALAHVSNEPPPMPITVGAQTRELIEIGLRKDPAQRFADGNELQLAVHQVREGERPAQPGGRTQVIATEPSPTASTQMLADVSEERTTRPAGAYPPSAARAVQASHQAAPPQMRPEAHLTPARAAGSVPGSAGSAQGAVDKQKSSKAGPWIAGLLLLALAGGGAAWAWTSGAFNGISGQRTAPTSTQTTVTETETTVEEEPTVTVTEPSRRRPSHEQSEPGTLKVESDTPKPSPSEAEEPTASPSPSPELPTEQQTPTPSPSPSPVPQQPQQSAPQQPQPQNPAEGPAPQQPGQGNGGIELSYFPPVTGGLP; from the coding sequence ATGAACACTGAAAACCGCGACGACCTGCAGGCCCTCATCGGCGCCGACTACCAGCTGCAGTGGATCATCGGCCACGGGGGCATGTCCACCGTTTGGCTCGCCGACGACGTGGCCAACCAGCGCGAAGTGGCGCTCAAAGTGCTGCGCCCCGAGTTCTCCTCCAACGAGGAGTTCCTCGCCAGGTTCAGAAACGAGGCGCTCGCCGCTGAGGGCATCAATTCCCCAAACGTGGTGGCAACCTATGACTACCGCGAAGTGGAAAGCCCCGCCGGGTTCTCAATGTGCTTCATCGCCATGGAGTACATCCGCGGCGAGTCGCTCGCCGATCTCATCGCCCGTGAAGGCCAGCTCGACGAGCCGCTTGCGCTCGACGTGCTCGAGCAGGCTGCACACGGGTTGGCGGTAATCCACCGCATGGGCCTGGTGCACCGTGACATCAAACCGGGCAACCTCATGGTGACCCAGAACGGTCAGATCAAAATCACGGATTTCGGCATTGCCAAAGCCGCCGCCGCAGTCCCGCTTACCCGCACTGGCATGGTGGTCGGCACCGCCCAGTACGTCTCCCCGGAGCAGGCGCAGGGCCTCGACGTGGGCCCTGCCTCGGACGTCTACTCGCTCTCCGTCGTAGGCTACGAAATGCTCACCGGCAAGCGGCCGTTTACCGGCGACTCCTCGGTGTCGGTCGCGCTCGCGCACGTGAGCAACGAGCCGCCTCCGATGCCCATCACCGTCGGGGCGCAGACCCGCGAGCTCATCGAGATCGGCCTACGCAAGGATCCCGCGCAGCGCTTCGCCGACGGCAACGAGCTGCAGCTCGCCGTCCACCAGGTACGCGAAGGCGAGCGCCCAGCACAACCGGGGGGCCGCACCCAGGTCATTGCCACGGAGCCATCGCCCACCGCTTCAACACAGATGCTTGCCGACGTCTCGGAGGAACGCACCACCCGTCCCGCCGGCGCCTACCCTCCATCGGCGGCGCGCGCGGTGCAGGCGAGCCACCAGGCCGCACCACCTCAAATGCGCCCCGAAGCGCATCTGACGCCGGCGCGCGCCGCAGGCTCGGTACCGGGTTCGGCTGGGAGCGCGCAAGGGGCCGTCGATAAGCAAAAGTCCTCGAAAGCTGGGCCGTGGATTGCTGGTTTGCTGCTGCTTGCCTTGGCAGGAGGCGGGGCCGCGTGGGCTTGGACGAGCGGGGCATTCAACGGAATCTCAGGCCAGCGAACTGCGCCGACGTCCACACAGACGACGGTGACTGAGACGGAGACAACCGTTGAGGAGGAGCCGACGGTGACCGTGACGGAGCCCTCGCGGCGACGTCCGTCCCACGAGCAGTCCGAACCCGGCACGCTGAAGGTGGAGTCGGACACCCCGAAGCCGTCGCCGTCCGAGGCCGAGGAGCCCACTGCGTCGCCGTCACCGTCTCCGGAATTGCCGACGGAGCAGCAGACGCCCACGCCTTCGCCATCACCGTCTCCAGTGCCCCAACAGCCGCAACAATCGGCCCCGCAGCAACCGCAGCCGCAAAATCCGGCGGAAGGTCCCGCGCCGCAACAGCCTGGTCAGGGTAACGGTGGGATAGAATTGTCCTACTTTCCACCCGTCACAGGAGGTCTCCCGTAA
- a CDS encoding penicillin-binding transpeptidase domain-containing protein produces MNKSIRFGASFSLLLIITLLISYSVVQGFREEEYAQNSRNARITSELKRINRGQISAGGEVLAESFKNESDYYQRTYPNMPYSFAPVLGYVSNQFGTAQLEAGFNAELTGEKRGGASRFLRTGQEQDQMGNSVELTIDPSLQALAYDQLSNPGYEGAIVALRPSTGEVLAMASSPSYDPNLIADPATADEAWGAVTEAPGNPLLNHAMQEQLPPGSIFKIITTAAGLRAGYTPDSMLTGAAQTVLPGTEIPLTNYGDQACGGGGGGQVTLATAFALSCNTAFVEMSLATGADGLREAATAFGVGERYDLGLPAASGSLGDLPGEAELAQSSIGQRDVTMTALQAAVMASVVANDGKRMAPYVVRRVLRPDLTEVSATEPKMLNEALSPEEADTIRGLMLGSERSTYGYDGNAFASKTGTAEHAEGANPHVWYVAFDKDKDVAVAVVVKNGGNAGAGATGGQVSAPLGRAVLRAAPAPAPAPNAEKPSR; encoded by the coding sequence ATGAACAAGTCCATCCGTTTCGGAGCATCGTTTTCACTGCTCCTCATCATCACCCTGCTGATCAGTTACTCGGTGGTTCAGGGCTTCCGTGAAGAGGAGTACGCCCAGAACTCACGCAACGCGCGCATCACCTCGGAGCTAAAGCGGATCAACCGCGGCCAGATCAGCGCCGGCGGCGAGGTGCTGGCCGAGTCGTTCAAGAACGAATCCGACTACTACCAGCGCACCTACCCGAACATGCCGTACTCGTTTGCGCCGGTGTTGGGCTACGTCTCCAACCAGTTCGGCACCGCGCAGTTGGAAGCCGGGTTCAACGCAGAGCTGACCGGTGAAAAGCGCGGCGGCGCATCGCGCTTCCTGCGCACCGGTCAGGAGCAGGACCAGATGGGTAACTCGGTTGAGCTGACCATCGATCCTTCGCTGCAGGCGCTGGCGTACGACCAGCTTTCCAACCCCGGTTACGAAGGTGCCATCGTAGCCCTGCGCCCGTCGACCGGTGAGGTGTTGGCCATGGCGTCGTCACCCTCGTACGATCCGAACCTAATCGCCGACCCTGCCACCGCCGACGAAGCCTGGGGCGCGGTCACCGAGGCGCCGGGCAACCCGCTGCTCAACCACGCGATGCAGGAGCAACTGCCACCAGGGTCGATCTTCAAAATCATCACCACAGCCGCAGGCCTGCGCGCAGGCTACACGCCAGATTCCATGCTCACCGGCGCCGCGCAGACCGTCCTGCCGGGCACCGAGATCCCGCTGACCAACTACGGCGACCAGGCCTGCGGCGGTGGCGGTGGCGGGCAAGTCACCCTAGCCACCGCGTTCGCGCTGTCCTGCAACACTGCGTTCGTGGAAATGTCTCTGGCCACCGGTGCCGACGGGCTGCGCGAGGCGGCAACCGCATTCGGTGTCGGCGAGCGCTACGACCTTGGGCTGCCGGCCGCGTCTGGCTCGCTCGGTGACTTGCCGGGCGAGGCGGAGTTGGCGCAATCCTCGATCGGCCAGCGCGATGTGACCATGACGGCCCTGCAGGCCGCAGTCATGGCATCGGTGGTGGCGAACGATGGCAAGCGCATGGCGCCATACGTGGTCCGCCGCGTGCTGCGCCCCGACCTCACCGAGGTGTCTGCCACCGAACCCAAAATGCTCAACGAGGCCCTGTCTCCCGAAGAAGCTGACACGATTCGGGGACTTATGCTCGGTTCGGAGCGTTCCACATACGGCTACGACGGCAACGCGTTCGCCTCAAAGACCGGTACCGCTGAGCACGCCGAGGGTGCTAACCCGCACGTCTGGTACGTCGCCTTTGACAAGGACAAAGATGTCGCCGTGGCAGTAGTTGTGAAAAACGGCGGCAACGCTGGAGCCGGCGCGACCGGCGGCCAAGTTTCCGCCCCGTTGGGGCGGGCGGTGCTGCGCGCCGCGCCAGCCCCGGCGCCAGCCCCGAACGCCGAAAAGCCCTCGAGGTGA
- a CDS encoding FtsW/RodA/SpoVE family cell cycle protein → MTGLLGRSRELLLLLCSAGLLLLMLFSLEMSQGRALTTEMLYLVGGFVLVYAIAHVAIGFLAPHANQTMLPVVSLLNAIGLVVIYRLDLAERPLVGPLAERQVMWSLVGVVLMVLTLIVVRDHKALARYAYLLGLVGLILLALPLVWPQPPGFEEARIWLWLGPFSIQPGEFSKILLLIFIAQLLTQKRALFTVAGRRFLGMTFPRLRDLAPILVVWAIAILIMGISNDFGPALILFATVLAMVYFATSRASWLLIGVGLVAVGGYAVYQISSKIQDRVANFIDPFSNFDTFGNQPANALIALSWGGLTGTGLGYGHPDLVPVAHSDYILAAIGEELGLIGVASVLCLFAIFFTCGFQTALQLRDTYGKLLAAGLSTMIAIQIFVVAGGVSSMLPMTGLTTPFMSAGGSSIMANYILLGLLLRISNLANRPAESDAAAPTAAPGGRRRRAARAAEEVAAQ, encoded by the coding sequence GTGACGGGATTGCTTGGACGCAGCCGCGAGCTGCTGCTGTTGCTGTGCTCGGCGGGGTTGCTGCTGCTGATGCTCTTTAGCCTGGAGATGAGCCAAGGCCGGGCACTGACCACCGAGATGCTGTATTTGGTGGGCGGGTTTGTCCTGGTGTACGCCATCGCACATGTGGCAATCGGGTTTTTGGCGCCGCATGCGAACCAGACGATGCTGCCGGTGGTTTCCCTGCTCAACGCGATCGGGCTGGTGGTGATCTACCGGCTTGACCTCGCGGAACGGCCGTTGGTGGGACCGCTCGCAGAGCGCCAGGTGATGTGGTCGCTGGTCGGCGTGGTGCTAATGGTGCTCACCCTGATCGTGGTGCGCGACCACAAGGCGCTTGCGCGCTACGCCTACCTGCTCGGCTTGGTGGGTCTGATCCTGCTGGCGCTGCCGCTGGTGTGGCCGCAGCCACCGGGGTTTGAGGAAGCCCGCATCTGGCTCTGGCTGGGACCGTTTTCCATCCAGCCCGGCGAGTTTTCCAAGATCCTGCTGCTGATCTTCATCGCGCAGCTGCTCACGCAGAAGCGCGCGCTGTTCACCGTGGCAGGCCGACGGTTTTTGGGCATGACGTTCCCGCGCCTTCGTGACCTCGCGCCGATTCTGGTGGTGTGGGCGATTGCAATCCTGATCATGGGCATCTCCAACGACTTCGGTCCTGCGCTGATCCTCTTCGCAACGGTGCTGGCTATGGTCTATTTCGCTACGAGCCGTGCTTCGTGGCTGCTCATCGGTGTCGGCCTGGTGGCGGTTGGCGGCTACGCGGTGTACCAGATCAGCTCGAAGATCCAGGACCGTGTGGCCAACTTCATCGACCCGTTTTCCAACTTCGACACGTTTGGCAACCAGCCCGCCAACGCGCTGATCGCCTTGAGCTGGGGCGGACTGACGGGCACAGGACTTGGATACGGCCACCCCGACCTGGTGCCTGTTGCGCACTCGGACTACATCCTCGCCGCGATCGGCGAGGAGCTCGGGCTGATCGGCGTAGCCAGCGTGCTGTGCCTGTTCGCCATCTTCTTCACCTGCGGGTTCCAAACCGCGCTGCAGCTGCGCGACACCTACGGCAAGCTGCTGGCCGCGGGTCTTTCCACCATGATCGCAATCCAGATCTTCGTGGTTGCCGGCGGCGTCTCGTCGATGCTGCCGATGACCGGTTTGACCACTCCGTTCATGTCTGCGGGCGGTTCCTCCATCATGGCCAACTACATCTTGCTGGGCTTGCTGCTGCGAATTTCGAACTTGGCGAACCGCCCGGCAGAGTCCGACGCGGCGGCGCCGACCGCGGCACCTGGCGGGCGTCGACGCCGCGCGGCTCGCGCTGCTGAGGAGGTGGCCGCCCAATGA
- a CDS encoding PP2C family protein-serine/threonine phosphatase has product MTDQTKPTLRLHYVTTSDRGLVRGNNEDSAYAGPHLLALADGMGGHAAGEVASQLMVTHLEHLDKDPEDADMLALLGAAAEDGNAAIQESVSKHPEQEGMGTTLTALMFNGEVFGMIHVGDSRGYLLRDGTLRQLTVDDTFVQSLVKDGKLNPEDVSSHPQKSLILKAYTGRPVEPHLEIVEAREGDRYLLCSDGLSDPVTNETIGVALGQGSPEVAAQRLIELALRSGGPDNITVVVADVVAGGPSTSEQASTPAVAGALAPAFESTHPSSAASRAAALLRKSETIEPDHNKAKTQPADVGGDDEEGPQRPKKSNKTRWPWIVGALLLALILVFAGVMWAKSRVADQYFLSVEDDGAFVIEHGSQSKREPMQRACIDERNRLQIVDMEHTDCHIFGQDDLPQNQQDAAERFGGGTYDDVLGVLSRLAEEALPVCVDKQESSSEGAAKCREVKK; this is encoded by the coding sequence ATGACAGACCAGACCAAGCCGACGCTGCGTCTGCACTACGTCACCACCTCGGACCGCGGTCTGGTGCGCGGCAACAACGAAGATTCCGCTTACGCCGGCCCACACCTGCTCGCCCTCGCAGACGGCATGGGCGGCCACGCCGCCGGCGAGGTCGCCTCGCAGCTCATGGTCACCCACCTGGAGCACTTGGACAAAGATCCGGAAGATGCCGACATGCTCGCTCTGCTCGGCGCCGCCGCAGAAGACGGCAACGCCGCCATCCAAGAGTCGGTTTCGAAGCACCCGGAGCAAGAAGGCATGGGCACGACGCTCACAGCCCTCATGTTCAACGGCGAGGTCTTCGGCATGATTCACGTCGGCGATTCTCGGGGCTATTTGCTTCGCGACGGCACGTTGCGCCAGCTCACCGTGGACGATACCTTCGTGCAATCCCTGGTCAAGGATGGAAAGCTCAACCCCGAAGACGTCTCGTCCCACCCGCAGAAGTCGCTGATCCTCAAGGCGTACACCGGCCGCCCGGTTGAACCGCACCTGGAAATCGTGGAGGCCCGCGAGGGCGACCGATACCTGCTGTGCTCGGACGGTCTATCCGACCCGGTGACCAACGAGACCATCGGCGTGGCACTCGGCCAGGGCTCCCCGGAAGTCGCGGCCCAGCGCCTCATCGAACTCGCGCTGCGCTCCGGCGGCCCAGACAACATCACGGTTGTGGTGGCCGATGTGGTCGCAGGTGGGCCGTCGACAAGCGAACAAGCTTCGACCCCTGCTGTAGCCGGCGCGTTGGCTCCAGCCTTTGAATCCACCCACCCGAGTTCTGCTGCGAGCCGGGCGGCGGCGCTGCTGCGCAAGTCCGAGACGATCGAGCCGGACCACAACAAAGCGAAGACCCAGCCCGCGGATGTCGGCGGCGACGACGAGGAGGGTCCCCAACGGCCTAAAAAGTCCAACAAGACTCGGTGGCCGTGGATAGTCGGCGCGCTGCTGCTCGCGTTGATTCTGGTGTTCGCCGGCGTGATGTGGGCGAAAAGTCGTGTCGCTGACCAGTATTTTCTCTCCGTCGAGGACGACGGCGCCTTTGTGATCGAGCACGGCAGCCAGTCCAAACGCGAGCCAATGCAGCGCGCGTGCATCGACGAGCGCAATCGGCTGCAGATTGTGGATATGGAGCACACCGACTGTCACATTTTCGGGCAAGACGATCTGCCGCAGAACCAGCAGGATGCCGCCGAGCGCTTCGGCGGCGGCACCTACGATGACGTTCTCGGGGTGTTGAGCAGGCTGGCTGAAGAGGCGTTGCCGGTGTGCGTCGATAAGCAAGAGAGCTCCTCTGAGGGAGCGGCCAAGTGCCGGGAGGTGAAGAAGTGA
- a CDS encoding FHA domain-containing protein FhaB/FipA encodes MDSTVILSARFGLLALLWLFILLAMWVQRKDLVRAAGAVRRQSATTTPVRREKARELAVVEGPLRGSHMEIASVEDVTIGRGPDNDFQLGDDFASSRHARLFRRGSEWFVEDLDSRNGTFVQGVRIDQPERVSVGTDIKMGSTIVRLVP; translated from the coding sequence ATGGATTCCACGGTGATCTTGAGCGCCCGCTTCGGGCTCCTCGCCCTGCTGTGGCTGTTCATCCTGCTTGCAATGTGGGTACAGCGCAAGGATCTGGTGCGCGCGGCGGGCGCGGTGCGCAGGCAGTCGGCCACCACAACTCCGGTGAGGCGCGAAAAGGCCCGCGAACTCGCCGTAGTCGAGGGCCCGCTTCGCGGCTCGCACATGGAAATCGCCAGCGTCGAAGATGTGACGATCGGCCGCGGGCCGGATAATGATTTCCAGCTCGGCGACGACTTCGCGTCCTCCAGGCACGCGCGACTCTTCCGCCGTGGCAGCGAATGGTTTGTCGAGGATTTGGATTCCAGAAACGGTACGTTTGTCCAAGGGGTGCGAATTGACCAGCCGGAGCGGGTCTCCGTAGGCACCGACATCAAGATGGGCAGCACGATTGTGAGGTTGGTGCCATGA
- a CDS encoding DUF3662 and FHA domain-containing protein translates to MSFMDRLAKLDSSIQRGLDNSMAAVFGGKVVPAEIEELIKQEAQDSVVVTDNDELIAPNVYAVGVSSKDLENLSQQRELPADLAEQLTRYVRNQGWLLDGPAVVRIAEESGLRTGQLRVSSYIDTVPDVASGFDAIYAEPSPKAARSRGPHSQEQESTMSEPNSMNPGASSRPTVSLLLQDGSSRTYLVHEGSNILGRSNEADFRLPDTGVSRQHAEITWDGEVAVLVDLQSTNGTTVNDEPVENWMLADGDVITVGHSHIEVRIIEPGAQPPATHSQQAQQPQAAQRGEYPGTEFFRM, encoded by the coding sequence ATGTCGTTCATGGACCGGCTCGCCAAACTCGATAGCTCCATCCAGCGCGGACTGGACAACTCCATGGCCGCCGTTTTTGGCGGGAAAGTTGTTCCAGCTGAGATCGAAGAGCTGATCAAGCAGGAAGCGCAGGATTCGGTCGTTGTCACAGACAACGACGAGCTGATCGCGCCGAACGTCTACGCCGTCGGCGTGTCGTCGAAAGATTTGGAGAATCTCTCCCAGCAACGCGAATTGCCCGCAGACCTCGCCGAGCAGCTCACGCGGTACGTACGCAACCAGGGCTGGCTCCTCGACGGACCCGCCGTGGTGCGAATCGCAGAGGAATCCGGTTTGCGCACCGGGCAACTTCGGGTGTCTTCTTACATTGATACCGTGCCCGATGTGGCAAGCGGCTTCGACGCGATCTACGCTGAGCCGTCTCCGAAGGCAGCGCGCTCGCGCGGCCCTCACTCGCAGGAGCAAGAAAGCACTATGTCCGAACCCAATTCCATGAACCCCGGCGCATCCAGCCGACCCACCGTCAGCCTGCTGCTGCAGGACGGTTCCTCGCGCACCTACCTCGTGCACGAGGGCTCGAACATCCTCGGCCGTTCGAACGAGGCAGACTTCCGTCTGCCGGACACCGGCGTCTCCCGCCAGCACGCGGAGATTACGTGGGACGGCGAGGTCGCGGTCCTGGTGGATTTGCAGTCCACCAACGGCACCACCGTCAATGATGAGCCGGTAGAAAACTGGATGCTTGCCGACGGCGACGTGATCACCGTCGGACACTCTCACATCGAGGTCCGCATTATCGAGCCCGGCGCTCAGCCCCCCGCGACTCACTCCCAGCAGGCGCAGCAACCCCAGGCAGCGCAGCGCGGGGAATACCCTGGTACCGAGTTCTTCCGCATGTAG
- a CDS encoding MFS transporter yields the protein MTRQPRPEPTTPAQRWAFFAVISLGLFLISLDNSILYTALPELNAQLETTPTQALWILNAYPLVLCGLLLGTGALGDKIGHRLMFLSGLMIFGIASLTAAFAPTAWVLVVARGFLGLGAATMMPATLALIRLTFADEQERNTAIGIWSSVAVIGAAVGPLIGGALLEVFWWGSVFLINVPIVVAAIVLTVWLAPENLPNPHKHFDVLSSVYALIALSGLTVAIKEAANPDRTPALLSVAIVAAFIGAVLFTRRQNTLVDPLLTFDIFRSRLFTGGVIAAAGSMFVLIGAELQTVQKLQLVDALSPLQAGFAVVAMAAGAFPASVLGGANLHRVGFLPLIAGGFAGCAGGVVMLVWGSQLQSLPVEVSALALVGLSAGAVMSVSSIAILGAAPMHRSGMAAGVEEVSYEFGTLLTVAITGSLLARWQLVSQSVEYDGAYTFAYHRVLIVLAVISVLLALGTWWCFRDNPKSGDVAQEVR from the coding sequence GTGACCAGACAGCCCAGACCCGAGCCAACGACACCCGCCCAACGCTGGGCGTTTTTTGCCGTCATCTCGCTCGGGCTGTTTCTGATCAGTCTGGACAACTCGATCCTCTACACCGCGCTTCCGGAACTCAACGCCCAGCTGGAAACTACGCCCACGCAGGCGTTGTGGATTCTCAACGCTTACCCTTTAGTACTGTGCGGTCTGCTCCTGGGCACTGGTGCGCTCGGAGACAAAATCGGCCACAGGCTGATGTTCCTCTCCGGCCTCATGATCTTCGGCATCGCGTCCCTCACCGCCGCTTTTGCCCCTACCGCCTGGGTGCTGGTCGTCGCGCGCGGCTTCCTCGGTCTCGGTGCCGCCACGATGATGCCCGCCACCCTCGCACTGATCCGGCTCACGTTTGCCGACGAGCAGGAGCGCAACACCGCCATCGGCATCTGGAGCTCGGTCGCTGTCATTGGTGCCGCGGTCGGCCCGCTCATCGGCGGCGCACTCCTCGAGGTGTTCTGGTGGGGCTCGGTCTTCCTCATCAACGTGCCAATCGTCGTCGCTGCAATCGTGCTCACTGTCTGGCTCGCACCGGAAAACCTCCCCAACCCGCACAAGCACTTCGACGTGCTCTCCTCGGTCTACGCACTCATTGCACTGTCCGGTCTCACCGTGGCCATCAAAGAGGCCGCCAACCCGGATCGCACACCGGCCCTGCTCAGCGTCGCCATCGTCGCGGCGTTCATCGGAGCTGTCCTCTTCACCCGCCGACAGAACACACTCGTAGACCCACTGCTCACGTTCGACATTTTCCGCTCGCGCCTGTTTACCGGTGGTGTAATCGCGGCAGCAGGAAGCATGTTCGTACTCATCGGGGCCGAGTTGCAGACCGTACAAAAACTTCAGCTTGTCGACGCCCTGTCACCCCTCCAAGCAGGCTTCGCCGTAGTCGCCATGGCTGCCGGGGCGTTTCCCGCCTCGGTTCTTGGAGGCGCGAACCTCCACCGCGTGGGTTTCTTGCCATTGATTGCAGGCGGGTTCGCTGGCTGTGCCGGCGGCGTTGTCATGCTCGTGTGGGGTTCGCAGCTGCAGTCGTTGCCCGTCGAGGTGTCCGCGCTCGCGCTTGTCGGTTTATCTGCGGGCGCAGTGATGAGCGTGTCCTCGATCGCGATCCTGGGCGCAGCGCCAATGCACCGCTCTGGAATGGCGGCCGGTGTGGAAGAAGTGTCGTACGAATTCGGTACCTTGCTGACGGTGGCAATCACCGGGTCGTTGCTCGCGCGTTGGCAGCTGGTGAGTCAGTCCGTTGAATACGACGGTGCGTACACCTTCGCCTACCATCGCGTGCTCATCGTGCTCGCTGTGATCTCCGTCTTGTTGGCACTGGGCACCTGGTGGTGCTTCCGCGACAATCCGAAGTCGGGAGATGTAGCGCAGGAGGTTCGATGA
- a CDS encoding FAD-dependent monooxygenase, with translation MKIGIVGAGIAGLALGNALVQRGVDVEIFERSARVRAGGSGITLAPNGLAALDALGLGERFRALQEQQLPLRGGLKDPRGTWLSRIPAEVTTQSLAISRAKLHELLKDGLPDGSLHTGVEVVGANPETGEIELASGETRKFDLVVGADGINSSVRRSCFDDPGTRYAGYNAWRAIAPKIVGLEFGSETWGSKARFGVVPLQDGSTYWFAVKTGPEAPAGAEETHPDALKDAFNHWHYPIPQLIAATPEQDIQFLPIRELASPLPSYTNGRVVLVGDAAHAMTPNLGQGACQGLEDVAVLADLLGGAGDGTVDDTLDLALYDQQRVKRSQRIARQSRLVGDVAHTGGHRVAWLRNRVLQATPDALTERQTKRVTDWR, from the coding sequence ATGAAGATTGGAATCGTAGGAGCGGGCATCGCCGGCCTTGCTCTGGGGAACGCATTAGTACAGCGGGGCGTCGATGTTGAAATCTTCGAGCGAAGCGCGCGAGTTAGGGCCGGCGGCTCAGGAATCACCTTGGCCCCCAACGGTCTTGCTGCGCTTGATGCCTTGGGATTAGGGGAGCGGTTCCGCGCGCTGCAGGAGCAGCAGTTGCCCCTTCGAGGTGGGTTGAAGGATCCGCGCGGTACATGGCTGAGCCGCATCCCAGCCGAAGTCACGACACAATCACTCGCGATCAGCCGTGCGAAACTTCACGAACTTCTCAAGGACGGGCTTCCGGATGGGAGTCTGCACACTGGTGTGGAGGTTGTCGGCGCGAACCCGGAAACCGGTGAAATTGAGCTGGCATCCGGTGAGACCCGGAAGTTCGACCTTGTCGTTGGGGCGGATGGGATAAATAGCAGTGTCCGCCGATCATGCTTTGACGACCCCGGCACCAGGTATGCCGGGTATAACGCTTGGCGTGCGATTGCTCCGAAGATCGTCGGCCTCGAGTTCGGTTCTGAAACTTGGGGCTCGAAGGCGCGGTTCGGGGTCGTGCCGCTTCAAGACGGCTCAACGTACTGGTTCGCAGTCAAGACAGGTCCGGAAGCTCCAGCCGGGGCCGAGGAGACCCACCCAGACGCGTTGAAGGACGCGTTCAACCATTGGCACTATCCCATCCCGCAGCTCATCGCCGCGACCCCAGAACAGGACATACAGTTCCTACCCATCAGGGAGCTGGCGTCGCCGCTGCCTAGTTACACCAACGGCCGAGTGGTGCTGGTTGGAGATGCCGCCCACGCCATGACTCCGAACCTAGGTCAGGGCGCCTGCCAGGGACTTGAAGACGTAGCGGTGCTCGCCGACCTGCTGGGCGGTGCGGGGGACGGCACTGTGGATGACACTCTGGATCTCGCTCTCTACGACCAACAACGCGTGAAACGAAGCCAGCGCATTGCTCGACAGTCGCGATTGGTTGGAGATGTGGCACACACAGGAGGTCACAGGGTCGCGTGGCTTCGCAACCGCGTCTTGCAGGCAACTCCTGATGCCCTCACGGAGAGACAGACCAAGCGGGTGACCGATTGGCGCTGA